A genomic region of Nymphalis io chromosome 3, ilAglIoxx1.1, whole genome shotgun sequence contains the following coding sequences:
- the LOC126780965 gene encoding rho guanine nucleotide exchange factor 7 isoform X3: MSTENCLVKAIYSFKGKNNDELCFKKGDIITVTQKEEGGWWEGTLGETTGWFPSNYVTEYKDSSGSITTSPIRAASEIQAFRNVVLKDIIDSEKAHVAEMQGLVSNFLQPLEESDMLTKDEFKQLTGNINEVLQVHEQFLDLLEECAMKTGPDQRVGGLFLQWAPKIKSVHQIYCAGHPKAVCILDKYKEELNTWMENAGAVCPGVLVLTAGLSKPFRRLGKYPAMLQELARHVHEAHPDRGDTHRASIVFKDIASGCAALRRQKELELQVVTGEVRGWPGGELTSLGDVLHMGSVAVGPSHQDRYLVLFPSALLLLSVSKRVSAFVYEGCLPLTGITVCKLDDTETRKNAFEISGPMIDKIVAVCQTRAEADNWVSLLQKHSNNSSPTHETTQPQSLPHMAMSDSSNELSSGLSNHKRSHSFNNHQSYTQHTQQTQKNKHKNQSARWLLNSCDSLDQSPAKSCKTPIGKKFSSVDFIDAADSSFSNKGWSITCLRPAPPLRPQSFTVGSDENIGPTHPYAPHQRKSNSYEEDALILKVIEAYCTSARCRNAVSSVDCGHFSLECDDDSPIEALVRSPSLPIHSTSNHGSPSLWTIVMRLQSEIKTLKLDVKNLQVQLNEEKHDRTLAFAALQSRNIFKDAKESKC, encoded by the exons ATGTCTACTGAAAATTGCTTAGTGAAAGCAATATACTCATTCAAGGGTAAAAACAATGATGAGCTATGCTTCAAAAAAGGTGACATTATCACTGTCACTCAAAAAGAAGAAGGAGGTTGGTGGGAAGGAACATTAGGAGAAACGACAGGATGGTTTCCTAGTAATTATGTTACTGAATAtaaag ACTCATCTGGCTCCATAACAACTTCTCCAATAAGAGCAGCTTCAGAGATTCAAGCTTTCAGAAATGTTGTGCTCAAAGATATAATTGATTCTGAGAAAGCCCATGTTGCTGAGATGCAGGGCTTAGTTAGCAACTTTTTACAGCCCTTGGAAGAAAGTGACAT gcTCACTAAAGATGAGTTTAAGCAGTTAACAGGAAATATTAATGAAGTGTTACAAGTACATGAACAGTTTCTTGATTTATTGGAAGAATGTGCAATGAAAACAGGGCCAGACCAGAGAGTTGGTGGCCTGTTTTTGCAGTGGGCACCTAAAATTAAATCAGTGCACCAAATATATTGTGCTGGTCACCCCAAAGCTGTCTGTATACTTGATAAGTACAA AGAAGAACTTAATACATGGATGGAAAATGCAGGGGCTGTTTGTCCAGGAGTATTGGTACTGACTGCTGGTCTATCAAAACCATTCCGACGTCTTGGAAAATATCCTGCAATGTTGCAGGAATTGGCTAGGCATGTACATGAAGCTCACCCCGATAGAGGGGATACACATAGAgcttcaattgtttttaaagatattgct AGTGGTTGTGCGGCTTTAAGACGCCAAAAAGAGCTTGAACTTCAAGTGGTGACAGGAGAAGTTCGAGGCTGGCCAGGAGGTGAACTAACCTCACTTGGTGATGTACTTCACATGGGCAGTGTGGCAGTAGGTCCCTCCCACCAAGACCGGTACCTTGTGCTCTTCCCATCTGCTCTGCTTCTTTTGTCAGTCAGCAAACGTGTGTCCGCATTTGTTTATGAG GGATGTCTTCCACTTACTGGTATAACAGTTTGCAAATTAGATGATACAGAAACAAGAAAAAATGCATTTGAAATTAGTGGGCCGATGATTGATAAAATAGTTGCAGTGTGCCAAACCAGGGCTGAGGCGGACAACTGGGTCAGTTTACTTCAGAAACACTCCAATAATAGCAGCCCTACTCACGAGACTACTCAGCCACAGTCCTTACCtcat ATGGCCATGAGCGACAGCAGTAACGAATTGTCGTCGGGCCTCAGCAACCATAAAAGATCCCATTCATTCAACAACCATCAAAGCTACACTCAGCACACtcaacaaacacaaaaaaataaacacaagaaTCAATCAGCGCGTTGGCTTCTGAATTCATGCGACTCGCTCGATCAATCGCCCGCTAAATCTTGTAAAACACCAATTGGAAAGAAATTTTCTTCGGTTGATTTCATCGACGCAGCCGACTCATCGTTTAGTAATAAAG GGTGGAGTATAACTTGCCTCCGCCCCGCCCCGCCGCTGCGGCCGCAGTCCTTCACCGTCGGCTCCGACGAGAACATCGGACCCACGCATCCTTACGCGCCTCACCAGAGAAAGTCTAACTCCTACGAAGAGGATGCGCTCATATTGAAAGTCATCGAAGCATATTGCACTTCGGCCCGCTGCAGAAACGCCGTTAGCTCCG TGGACTGCGGCCACTTTTCTCTCG AATGTGATGACGATTCGCCAATAGAAGCCCTGGTTAGATCGCCGTCGCTGCCAATCCACTCGACATCTAATCACGGCTCGCCGAGTTTGTGGACTATTGTCATGAGACTACAAAgcgaaataaaaactttgaaattagaCGTTAAAAATTTACAAGTGCAATTGAACGAAGAAAAACACGATCGAACTCTTGCCTTCGCCGCTTTACAGTCGCGCAATATTTTTAAGGACGCTAAAGAAAGCAAATGTTAA
- the LOC126780965 gene encoding rho guanine nucleotide exchange factor 7 isoform X4 has product MSTENCLVKAIYSFKGKNNDELCFKKGDIITVTQKEEGGWWEGTLGETTGWFPSNYVTEYKDSSGSITTSPIRAASEIQAFRNVVLKDIIDSEKAHVAEMQGLVSNFLQPLEESDMLTKDEFKQLTGNINEVLQVHEQFLDLLEECAMKTGPDQRVGGLFLQWAPKIKSVHQIYCAGHPKAVCILDKYKEELNTWMENAGAVCPGVLVLTAGLSKPFRRLGKYPAMLQELARHVHEAHPDRGDTHRASIVFKDIASGCAALRRQKELELQVVTGEVRGWPGGELTSLGDVLHMGSVAVGPSHQDRYLVLFPSALLLLSVSKRVSAFVYEGCLPLTGITVCKLDDTETRKNAFEISGPMIDKIVAVCQTRAEADNWVSLLQKHSNNSSPTHETTQPQSLPHMAMSDSSNELSSGLSNHKRSHSFNNHQSYTQHTQQTQKNKHKNQSARWLLNSCDSLDQSPAKSCKTPIGKKFSSVDFIDAADSSFSNKGWSITCLRPAPPLRPQSFTVGSDENIGPTHPYAPHQRKSNSYEEDALILKVIEAYCTSARCRNAVSSECDDDSPIEALVRSPSLPIHSTSNHGSPSLWTIVMRLQSEIKTLKLDVKNLQVQLNEEKHDRTLAFAALQSRNIFKDAKESKC; this is encoded by the exons ATGTCTACTGAAAATTGCTTAGTGAAAGCAATATACTCATTCAAGGGTAAAAACAATGATGAGCTATGCTTCAAAAAAGGTGACATTATCACTGTCACTCAAAAAGAAGAAGGAGGTTGGTGGGAAGGAACATTAGGAGAAACGACAGGATGGTTTCCTAGTAATTATGTTACTGAATAtaaag ACTCATCTGGCTCCATAACAACTTCTCCAATAAGAGCAGCTTCAGAGATTCAAGCTTTCAGAAATGTTGTGCTCAAAGATATAATTGATTCTGAGAAAGCCCATGTTGCTGAGATGCAGGGCTTAGTTAGCAACTTTTTACAGCCCTTGGAAGAAAGTGACAT gcTCACTAAAGATGAGTTTAAGCAGTTAACAGGAAATATTAATGAAGTGTTACAAGTACATGAACAGTTTCTTGATTTATTGGAAGAATGTGCAATGAAAACAGGGCCAGACCAGAGAGTTGGTGGCCTGTTTTTGCAGTGGGCACCTAAAATTAAATCAGTGCACCAAATATATTGTGCTGGTCACCCCAAAGCTGTCTGTATACTTGATAAGTACAA AGAAGAACTTAATACATGGATGGAAAATGCAGGGGCTGTTTGTCCAGGAGTATTGGTACTGACTGCTGGTCTATCAAAACCATTCCGACGTCTTGGAAAATATCCTGCAATGTTGCAGGAATTGGCTAGGCATGTACATGAAGCTCACCCCGATAGAGGGGATACACATAGAgcttcaattgtttttaaagatattgct AGTGGTTGTGCGGCTTTAAGACGCCAAAAAGAGCTTGAACTTCAAGTGGTGACAGGAGAAGTTCGAGGCTGGCCAGGAGGTGAACTAACCTCACTTGGTGATGTACTTCACATGGGCAGTGTGGCAGTAGGTCCCTCCCACCAAGACCGGTACCTTGTGCTCTTCCCATCTGCTCTGCTTCTTTTGTCAGTCAGCAAACGTGTGTCCGCATTTGTTTATGAG GGATGTCTTCCACTTACTGGTATAACAGTTTGCAAATTAGATGATACAGAAACAAGAAAAAATGCATTTGAAATTAGTGGGCCGATGATTGATAAAATAGTTGCAGTGTGCCAAACCAGGGCTGAGGCGGACAACTGGGTCAGTTTACTTCAGAAACACTCCAATAATAGCAGCCCTACTCACGAGACTACTCAGCCACAGTCCTTACCtcat ATGGCCATGAGCGACAGCAGTAACGAATTGTCGTCGGGCCTCAGCAACCATAAAAGATCCCATTCATTCAACAACCATCAAAGCTACACTCAGCACACtcaacaaacacaaaaaaataaacacaagaaTCAATCAGCGCGTTGGCTTCTGAATTCATGCGACTCGCTCGATCAATCGCCCGCTAAATCTTGTAAAACACCAATTGGAAAGAAATTTTCTTCGGTTGATTTCATCGACGCAGCCGACTCATCGTTTAGTAATAAAG GGTGGAGTATAACTTGCCTCCGCCCCGCCCCGCCGCTGCGGCCGCAGTCCTTCACCGTCGGCTCCGACGAGAACATCGGACCCACGCATCCTTACGCGCCTCACCAGAGAAAGTCTAACTCCTACGAAGAGGATGCGCTCATATTGAAAGTCATCGAAGCATATTGCACTTCGGCCCGCTGCAGAAACGCCGTTAGCTCCG AATGTGATGACGATTCGCCAATAGAAGCCCTGGTTAGATCGCCGTCGCTGCCAATCCACTCGACATCTAATCACGGCTCGCCGAGTTTGTGGACTATTGTCATGAGACTACAAAgcgaaataaaaactttgaaattagaCGTTAAAAATTTACAAGTGCAATTGAACGAAGAAAAACACGATCGAACTCTTGCCTTCGCCGCTTTACAGTCGCGCAATATTTTTAAGGACGCTAAAGAAAGCAAATGTTAA
- the LOC126780965 gene encoding rho guanine nucleotide exchange factor 7 isoform X2: protein MSTENCLVKAIYSFKGKNNDELCFKKGDIITVTQKEEGGWWEGTLGETTGWFPSNYVTEYKDSSGSITTSPIRAASEIQAFRNVVLKDIIDSEKAHVAEMQGLVSNFLQPLEESDMLTKDEFKQLTGNINEVLQVHEQFLDLLEECAMKTGPDQRVGGLFLQWAPKIKSVHQIYCAGHPKAVCILDKYKEELNTWMENAGAVCPGVLVLTAGLSKPFRRLGKYPAMLQELARHVHEAHPDRGDTHRASIVFKDIASGCAALRRQKELELQVVTGEVRGWPGGELTSLGDVLHMGSVAVGPSHQDRYLVLFPSALLLLSVSKRVSAFVYEGCLPLTGITVCKLDDTETRKNAFEISGPMIDKIVAVCQTRAEADNWVSLLQKHSNNSSPTHETTQPQSLPHMAMSDSSNELSSGLSNHKRSHSFNNHQSYTQHTQQTQKNKHKNQSARWLLNSCDSLDQSPAKSCKTPIGKKFSSVDFIDAADSSFSNKGWSITCLRPAPPLRPQSFTVGSDENIGPTHPYAPHQRKSNSYEEDALILKVIEAYCTSARCRNAVSSVDCGHFSLGKVQYHAPATNIPHFNHTKLPALQRCGTPDLTGRTGSRVKRNKSSSAADAYLYRAPEARKLISERKFQLNRSNPNLWDCSERRRTLAGAHERRSGSQPSLAPRPAPPAPPAPPAARSSTWCCGTFVKQLTKSHHFD from the exons ATGTCTACTGAAAATTGCTTAGTGAAAGCAATATACTCATTCAAGGGTAAAAACAATGATGAGCTATGCTTCAAAAAAGGTGACATTATCACTGTCACTCAAAAAGAAGAAGGAGGTTGGTGGGAAGGAACATTAGGAGAAACGACAGGATGGTTTCCTAGTAATTATGTTACTGAATAtaaag ACTCATCTGGCTCCATAACAACTTCTCCAATAAGAGCAGCTTCAGAGATTCAAGCTTTCAGAAATGTTGTGCTCAAAGATATAATTGATTCTGAGAAAGCCCATGTTGCTGAGATGCAGGGCTTAGTTAGCAACTTTTTACAGCCCTTGGAAGAAAGTGACAT gcTCACTAAAGATGAGTTTAAGCAGTTAACAGGAAATATTAATGAAGTGTTACAAGTACATGAACAGTTTCTTGATTTATTGGAAGAATGTGCAATGAAAACAGGGCCAGACCAGAGAGTTGGTGGCCTGTTTTTGCAGTGGGCACCTAAAATTAAATCAGTGCACCAAATATATTGTGCTGGTCACCCCAAAGCTGTCTGTATACTTGATAAGTACAA AGAAGAACTTAATACATGGATGGAAAATGCAGGGGCTGTTTGTCCAGGAGTATTGGTACTGACTGCTGGTCTATCAAAACCATTCCGACGTCTTGGAAAATATCCTGCAATGTTGCAGGAATTGGCTAGGCATGTACATGAAGCTCACCCCGATAGAGGGGATACACATAGAgcttcaattgtttttaaagatattgct AGTGGTTGTGCGGCTTTAAGACGCCAAAAAGAGCTTGAACTTCAAGTGGTGACAGGAGAAGTTCGAGGCTGGCCAGGAGGTGAACTAACCTCACTTGGTGATGTACTTCACATGGGCAGTGTGGCAGTAGGTCCCTCCCACCAAGACCGGTACCTTGTGCTCTTCCCATCTGCTCTGCTTCTTTTGTCAGTCAGCAAACGTGTGTCCGCATTTGTTTATGAG GGATGTCTTCCACTTACTGGTATAACAGTTTGCAAATTAGATGATACAGAAACAAGAAAAAATGCATTTGAAATTAGTGGGCCGATGATTGATAAAATAGTTGCAGTGTGCCAAACCAGGGCTGAGGCGGACAACTGGGTCAGTTTACTTCAGAAACACTCCAATAATAGCAGCCCTACTCACGAGACTACTCAGCCACAGTCCTTACCtcat ATGGCCATGAGCGACAGCAGTAACGAATTGTCGTCGGGCCTCAGCAACCATAAAAGATCCCATTCATTCAACAACCATCAAAGCTACACTCAGCACACtcaacaaacacaaaaaaataaacacaagaaTCAATCAGCGCGTTGGCTTCTGAATTCATGCGACTCGCTCGATCAATCGCCCGCTAAATCTTGTAAAACACCAATTGGAAAGAAATTTTCTTCGGTTGATTTCATCGACGCAGCCGACTCATCGTTTAGTAATAAAG GGTGGAGTATAACTTGCCTCCGCCCCGCCCCGCCGCTGCGGCCGCAGTCCTTCACCGTCGGCTCCGACGAGAACATCGGACCCACGCATCCTTACGCGCCTCACCAGAGAAAGTCTAACTCCTACGAAGAGGATGCGCTCATATTGAAAGTCATCGAAGCATATTGCACTTCGGCCCGCTGCAGAAACGCCGTTAGCTCCG TGGACTGCGGCCACTTTTCTCTCGGTAAAGTACAATATCACGCACCCGCCACTAACATACCTCACTTTAACCACACTAAACTGCCGGCGCTCCAGCGATGCGGAACGCCGGATCTTACGGGCCGGACCGGGTCGCGAGTCAAACGTAACAAAAGCTCCTCGGCGGCGGACGCGTACCTGTACCGCGCGCCGGAGGCGAGGAAGCTGATATCGGAGCGCAAGTTCCAGCTGAACCGGTCGAACCCTAACTTGTGGGACTGCTCGGAGCGGCGCCGCACGCTGGCGGGCGCGCACGAGCGCCGCAGCGGCTCGCAGCCCAGCCTGGCGCCgcgccccgcgccgcccgcgccgcccgcgccgcccgccgcgcgctcCTCCACGTGGTGCTGCGGCACCTTCGTCAAGCAGCTCACCAAGTCTCACCACTTCGACTGA
- the LOC126780965 gene encoding rho guanine nucleotide exchange factor 6 isoform X6, with product MSTENCLVKAIYSFKGKNNDELCFKKGDIITVTQKEEGGWWEGTLGETTGWFPSNYVTEYKDSSGSITTSPIRAASEIQAFRNVVLKDIIDSEKAHVAEMQGLVSNFLQPLEESDMLTKDEFKQLTGNINEVLQVHEQFLDLLEECAMKTGPDQRVGGLFLQWAPKIKSVHQIYCAGHPKAVCILDKYKEELNTWMENAGAVCPGVLVLTAGLSKPFRRLGKYPAMLQELARHVHEAHPDRGDTHRASIVFKDIASGCAALRRQKELELQVVTGEVRGWPGGELTSLGDVLHMGSVAVGPSHQDRYLVLFPSALLLLSVSKRVSAFVYEGCLPLTGITVCKLDDTETRKNAFEISGPMIDKIVAVCQTRAEADNWVSLLQKHSNNSSPTHETTQPQSLPHMAMSDSSNELSSGLSNHKRSHSFNNHQSYTQHTQQTQKNKHKNQSARWLLNSCDSLDQSPAKSCKTPIGKKFSSVDFIDAADSSFSNKGWSITCLRPAPPLRPQSFTVGSDENIGPTHPYAPHQRKSNSYEEDALILKVIEAYCTSARCRNAVSSVPNIPLEIFESTRRRHAKTRNRIISWLLE from the exons ATGTCTACTGAAAATTGCTTAGTGAAAGCAATATACTCATTCAAGGGTAAAAACAATGATGAGCTATGCTTCAAAAAAGGTGACATTATCACTGTCACTCAAAAAGAAGAAGGAGGTTGGTGGGAAGGAACATTAGGAGAAACGACAGGATGGTTTCCTAGTAATTATGTTACTGAATAtaaag ACTCATCTGGCTCCATAACAACTTCTCCAATAAGAGCAGCTTCAGAGATTCAAGCTTTCAGAAATGTTGTGCTCAAAGATATAATTGATTCTGAGAAAGCCCATGTTGCTGAGATGCAGGGCTTAGTTAGCAACTTTTTACAGCCCTTGGAAGAAAGTGACAT gcTCACTAAAGATGAGTTTAAGCAGTTAACAGGAAATATTAATGAAGTGTTACAAGTACATGAACAGTTTCTTGATTTATTGGAAGAATGTGCAATGAAAACAGGGCCAGACCAGAGAGTTGGTGGCCTGTTTTTGCAGTGGGCACCTAAAATTAAATCAGTGCACCAAATATATTGTGCTGGTCACCCCAAAGCTGTCTGTATACTTGATAAGTACAA AGAAGAACTTAATACATGGATGGAAAATGCAGGGGCTGTTTGTCCAGGAGTATTGGTACTGACTGCTGGTCTATCAAAACCATTCCGACGTCTTGGAAAATATCCTGCAATGTTGCAGGAATTGGCTAGGCATGTACATGAAGCTCACCCCGATAGAGGGGATACACATAGAgcttcaattgtttttaaagatattgct AGTGGTTGTGCGGCTTTAAGACGCCAAAAAGAGCTTGAACTTCAAGTGGTGACAGGAGAAGTTCGAGGCTGGCCAGGAGGTGAACTAACCTCACTTGGTGATGTACTTCACATGGGCAGTGTGGCAGTAGGTCCCTCCCACCAAGACCGGTACCTTGTGCTCTTCCCATCTGCTCTGCTTCTTTTGTCAGTCAGCAAACGTGTGTCCGCATTTGTTTATGAG GGATGTCTTCCACTTACTGGTATAACAGTTTGCAAATTAGATGATACAGAAACAAGAAAAAATGCATTTGAAATTAGTGGGCCGATGATTGATAAAATAGTTGCAGTGTGCCAAACCAGGGCTGAGGCGGACAACTGGGTCAGTTTACTTCAGAAACACTCCAATAATAGCAGCCCTACTCACGAGACTACTCAGCCACAGTCCTTACCtcat ATGGCCATGAGCGACAGCAGTAACGAATTGTCGTCGGGCCTCAGCAACCATAAAAGATCCCATTCATTCAACAACCATCAAAGCTACACTCAGCACACtcaacaaacacaaaaaaataaacacaagaaTCAATCAGCGCGTTGGCTTCTGAATTCATGCGACTCGCTCGATCAATCGCCCGCTAAATCTTGTAAAACACCAATTGGAAAGAAATTTTCTTCGGTTGATTTCATCGACGCAGCCGACTCATCGTTTAGTAATAAAG GGTGGAGTATAACTTGCCTCCGCCCCGCCCCGCCGCTGCGGCCGCAGTCCTTCACCGTCGGCTCCGACGAGAACATCGGACCCACGCATCCTTACGCGCCTCACCAGAGAAAGTCTAACTCCTACGAAGAGGATGCGCTCATATTGAAAGTCATCGAAGCATATTGCACTTCGGCCCGCTGCAGAAACGCCGTTAGCTCCG TACCCAATATACCACTGGAGATATTCGAGTCGACAAGGAGGAGACACGCAAAGACAAGGAATCGTATTATCAGTTGGTTATTAGAATAA